From the genome of Bacteroides sp. MSB163, one region includes:
- a CDS encoding SDR family NAD(P)-dependent oxidoreductase, with the protein MKRAIIIGATSGIGEEVAKLLIQQGWHIGIAGRREEALEKLQATAPGQIEIQRLDVTDPDAPTLLETLIRKLGGMDLFFLSSGIGSQNPDLKPEIELNTARTNVEGFTRMVTAAFNHFKNEGGGHIAVISSIAGTKGLGIAPAYSATKCFQNTYIEALAQLSRMQHLNIHFTDIRPGFVATDLLKSGKFPMLMQANQVAKSIVHALNRKKRVIVIDGRYRVVVFFWRMIPRWLWERLPIKN; encoded by the coding sequence ATGAAACGAGCCATTATTATAGGAGCCACCTCCGGCATAGGAGAAGAAGTTGCCAAACTGCTAATTCAGCAAGGTTGGCACATCGGTATTGCCGGAAGACGGGAAGAAGCATTGGAGAAACTGCAAGCCACCGCCCCCGGGCAAATCGAAATCCAACGTCTGGACGTAACAGATCCAGATGCCCCTACCCTACTGGAGACACTTATCCGGAAGTTAGGTGGCATGGATTTGTTCTTCCTCAGCTCCGGCATAGGAAGTCAGAACCCAGACCTGAAACCGGAAATAGAACTAAATACCGCCCGTACCAACGTAGAAGGATTCACCCGCATGGTGACCGCCGCCTTCAATCACTTCAAAAACGAAGGAGGTGGGCATATCGCTGTCATCAGCTCCATTGCAGGCACCAAAGGATTGGGCATCGCCCCGGCCTATTCCGCAACGAAATGCTTCCAGAATACTTACATCGAAGCCTTGGCACAACTCTCCCGGATGCAACACTTGAATATCCATTTCACAGACATACGCCCGGGTTTCGTCGCTACCGACTTACTGAAAAGTGGCAAGTTCCCCATGCTTATGCAAGCCAATCAGGTAGCGAAGAGTATCGTCCATGCCTTGAACCGGAAAAAACGGGTCATTGTGATTGACGGTAGATACCGTGTAGTTGTCTTTTTCTGGCGAATGATCCCCCGGTGGTTATGGGAAAGATTGCCTATAAAGAACTAA
- a CDS encoding secondary thiamine-phosphate synthase enzyme YjbQ encodes MEQFFVTQREFTLRPRTRGFHLITDEIIRNLPRLPQAGLLHLFIKHTSAGLSINENADPDVQTDMEAIFNHLVKEREPYYMHTCEGDDDMPAHAKSTLTGNSLSIPITDGRLNMGIWQGIYLCEFRNHGGGRKIVATVIGQ; translated from the coding sequence ATGGAACAATTTTTTGTTACTCAAAGAGAATTTACCCTACGTCCCCGTACACGTGGCTTTCACCTGATAACGGATGAAATAATACGTAACCTGCCGCGTCTGCCGCAAGCCGGACTTTTACATCTGTTCATCAAGCATACCTCTGCCGGACTTAGCATCAATGAAAATGCTGATCCGGATGTCCAGACGGACATGGAAGCCATCTTCAACCACCTGGTGAAAGAACGGGAACCCTACTATATGCATACCTGTGAAGGAGATGACGACATGCCCGCCCATGCTAAATCGACTCTGACAGGTAATAGTCTCAGCATACCTATCACTGATGGTAGACTGAATATGGGTATCTGGCAAGGTATATACCTCTGTGAATTCCGCAATCATGGCGGTGGAAGAAAAATAGTAGCAACCGTCATCGGACAATAA